The following DNA comes from Osmerus eperlanus chromosome 5, fOsmEpe2.1, whole genome shotgun sequence.
gctgtgcaaaataacactgtgtccttgggcaaggcacttcaccctacttgcctcgggggtaatgtccctgtacttactgtaagtcgctctggataagagcgtctgctaaatgactaaatgtaaatgtaaaatgtattggGTTACCAGTGTATCCCATCACAGACCGCGTCATTGAGATTGTCCCACTGTTACAGAATGTTCTGTGTTTCTGCCCAGGGAGTAACCTACCCAGCCTGCCATGGGATCTGGAGTAAATGGGCTCCACCCCTCGAGAGGAGTCGTCTTGCCACCACATCTTTCTGTGGTGAGTATTTACACCCAACAGACGGATTTTTACAGTCAGCAACTGCATAAATGGAAAAGTAATACACTTGATTCACCTGTCCCACGGAGTGAAAGTGAATATACCTACATGATATGAACTTATCTACTCGTTGCTTTCCTGTCTCTAGGATCGTATGCTGGCGCAGTGATAGCCATGCCTCTTGCCGGAATCTTGGTTCAGTACTCTGGCTGGTCAtgtgtgttttatttgtatGGTGGGTCCAATTTGTCTAATATTGAATATGAACCATATATTCATATAAAGCACAGCTCGTCAGATTGTGGATTTTGGAGGTCCAGCTTCGAAAACACAACGTGACGTCCGTGTGTCCTCGTTGATCTTCTGCATCTTTATTTCTGCTCAGGAACCTTCGGAATCATCTGGTACATGTTCTGGATCTTGGTGTCTTATGAAAGTCCAGCGGAGCATCCTACCATCACCCAGGAGGAGAGGCGTTACATAGAGGAGAGCATCGGAGAAAGTGCCAACCTGATGGGACCAAGCGATGTGAGTCTTCCGATTCGCAGCTCCAAACTCTGTCACGTCGTGAAAGGCATCGGGCCAACATACGCTGTGTGTGCCGTGATTTCCACAGAAATACAAGACTCCTTGGAGGAAGTTCTTCACCTCCATGCCGGTCTATGCAATCATTGTGGCAAACTTCTGCAGGAGCTGGACCTTCTACCTGCTGCTCATCAGTCAGCCGGCATATTTTGAGGAAGTGTTTGGCTTTGAAATCAGTAAGGTGAGTTGAGCCACTCAACAACAGCCGGTATCAGTTTCTCCCCTAAGTACTGTGCTTGGATTGCATTACCCTGTTGGAAATTGTGTCAACTGTAAAATACGCAGAGATAAATCATTGTATTTGAATTGATCTGTGGCACCTAGTAAGAGAAAGATGAATAAATCAGACAGGCCTGACAGGAGCAATCCAGACACACATTGGATTCTTGGCCTGGTGATTACTGTGGATGAAATATAGCTAGAGTGTCAGCGATACCAGAGCCTACTAAGATTTGTTTGGAGAGAATTGTTTGGGGAAATCCACTCTTAGCTGTTATAGGAAGATAAATCAGTGGAAAATATTTGCTGAATATATCACTTTGGAGACCTCTTTACCCCCTTGCACGCTGTGCTAATAAAATATTTCATCACAGGCCTTCATTAAACCTCCAAATCCTGTTCAATCATGTAAAATATAACACATTGAACATAAGCACAACGTTaacttttaaaatgcatttgccaTTCAGTGATTGAGGGGTGTTTGTCCTGTGTTCTCAGGTTGGGATGCTCTCAGCCCTTCCTCACCTGGTCATGACTATCATAGTGCCCATAGGAGGCCAGCTGGCTGATTACCTTCGCACCAGGAACATTCTCTCCACAAccacagtcaggaaaatcatGAATTGTGGAGGTGAATGTTAATCACCAGTAGTTTAGTTCCAATACAGAAAACAGTGTACTTGGTCCTGCAGTTGCTCCATGTAAAGATCGTCATGGATACTGTTTGTTCTTGTTTGTAGGGTTTGGGATGGAAGCCACATTGCTGTTGGTGGTTGGTTTCTCTCACACGAGGGGCGTGGCAATCTCTTTCCTTGTTCTTGCAGTGGGTTTCAGTGGGTTTGCTATATCAGGTGAGCTACTTAACATATGAAGTGACTTTTATAAGGATGTCATTTGAACTTTCTACCTTGTTTGCATGGGACATCACTGATCAGTTTTAACACAGTTTCCCTTCTGTAGGTTTCAATGTCAATCACCTAGACATCGCCCCTCGCTATGCCAGCATCCTTATGGGGATTTCCAACGGTGTGGGAACGTTGTCAGGAATGGTGTGTCCTCTCATCGTGGGAACCATGACCAAAAACAAGGTAAgccgtcaggtggctgagcggttagggaatcgggctattaatcagaatgttgccggtttgattcttggccgtgcgaaatgacgttgtgtccttgggcaaggcacttcaccctacttgcctcggggggaatgtcccctgtacttactgtaagtcgctctggataagagtgtctgctaagtgactaaatgtaaatgttaaatacTTTTACACGTTTTCCTTAAATCCtcatctctttctgtttcttctaGACTCGTGAAGAGTGGCAAAACGTGTTCCTCATCGCTGCCTTGGTGCACTACGGGGGCGTGATCTTCTATGGGATATTTGCTTCCGGGGAGCAGCAGCCATGGGCGGACCCTGAGAACACCAGCGAGGAGAAGTGCGGCTTCATCGATGAAGACGAACTGGCCGAGGAGACGGGAGATATCACTCAGGGATACGGTGCCACGGCAGCCCCAGTCAAGAGCTATGGAGCGACCACACAGGTGAACGGAGGTTGGGCAGCGAGTTGGGAGAACACAGAGGAAGCCATTCCAAAGCCGGTGAGCCACACCCGCACCGAGGGAGAGTTTTCATAGAGCACACATGCACTTGTTAGCAATTATTAGGAGTCAACCGACTGGGAGAGAACACACATTGCCATTTGCACAAATTAGCATAAAatgtagattaaaaaaaatagcaGTGCTAGTGTTACAACAAAAAACAGATACTTTTTCAGTGTAACTGATTGTTAGTGTTAAAAGTAGTTTGGATTCACATAGATTGGTAGACATTTGTCATCAACGCCCATCTAGATTATCAAGTGTCAGCAATCATACAATATAAAAACGCAGGCCTAAGTTCTATGTGTTAGGCTTACTAACCTCTTGAAACTACTTGAAAAACACGAGCCAGATATATTGCAGCTGACAAGTATATACAGTAGGTGTATACTTTGTCTGGAGTACAAGTTGATTGCACTGATACTATATTCAAAGTATTCAAAATCAAAAGCTATTCTATTTCTTATAAATGTTCTATGTAATGTATAAACTGTTTCTGTGAGACTGCAGTGGATGTGGGTCATTGATTTGTGTGAACATTACTATAAAAGGCCATATTTTTCATGGACAGTACCTTTTCAGGGAGATGTGTGCTTGCCAAAAGGTCTCATACTCATGAAGGCCTGTCATTAAAtggaaataataatatattgtatgtaaaaaataaatgagaTCTCCAAAAATAGAATTATTATGTGGAATGTTGCATGAATCTTCTTAATTCAGTGTGCAAAAACAGAGTTTTGTTGCCATGATAATCTTCATTCAGtcactacagacacagaaacattaAATGTGTATTTCCTGAAGTAAAGTTTCAACTTACATTTTGGTTTGCAAGGAAACACCTAATAATGTACATTTAAAGGACAATGTTTTACTCAAATCTCTGTTAATTTGAGCAACTGTTTAATGTTCATTACAATCAATTCTGTAGAGCTGCTTTTCATCCTGTTTTGTAGAGTAACTTTGGCTTCCAAACTTGTATGTATCTGTAACTGTTTTTGGAGTCATGTGATGAACAAGAAGTATACAGGATAAAACACAGTTTTTGAAAAGACGTTTACTGCTCATGATGTCGGTCATGTTAAAACTATTTGTCAGACGCAAATAACTTATATGAAAAACTGGAATTTATGTTTTATTGGTGTTTTCTGTTGATGGTTGTCGTTACCTGTGATTCAGGGCATTACTGCCTCTCCTAGTACCCCAGCCTACCCCTTACCCTCTGTGTTGGCTTTGTGTCATGAGATTACTCTGCAAGAgtgaatatataaaaatatgagaaaaaaaagaattttaAAGAATGTTCAGGATGATCAAATTATGCTATTTTGGCTTTGTGCCATACATTTTGTTTAAATGTGATTCTACGGCTTTAAATATTGTGTTTGATGGATAGGTCTTTTGATGTCAACAAGTGTAATTCATATGCTCACTTCATTTTATAAAGAAATAATATCTGAACAAACCCTTATGTCTTTTCCTCGTGAGGTGCTTCCTCACAGAATGACTCAAATATGTTAAATGTGCTACTTTGAGTTGGAGTACAAGCTGATCACAACTGAACTTGAGCTGATCTGTTTCACTTAAATTTCCTtcatttgtttacatttacatttagtagatgctcttatccagagtgagttacagtaagtacagggacattccccccgaggcaagtagggtgaagtgccttgcccaaggacacaacgtaatttttaacggcctggaatcgaaccagcaaccttcggattactagcccaattccctaaccgctcagccacctgactccctcatttATGCTTGCCGCTCCAAATTGCTCCACGTTGCTAACTAGTTCATCAATAGCATAGTCTCCTGATCCCAGATAGGACAATTGACCAGCAGTAACAGCAGTCTTAAGGCTGTTGGTAGACATTTCACAAACCCATATAACACTAGAAAATAGGCATATCAATACTGTACAGTGAGTGACTTTGTGTTTCACTTGAACTGTTTTGCTTTCATTATTTATGTTTCattacaaaacactacattttaTTACTGTTTTATTTTACCAGACGTTTTTCCAAATAGATGCACATATGGAACGTTGTTCAATAAATCTATTGAATTTATTAGTGACAAATGACAATGTATGATAGACATGATAACGGTTGATATGGGATCTTGACACACAATAGCAAGTCCTTAACCCCAGTTGCCAGTATTGTGTGTCCTTCACTACAACAGAACAGGGCTGAGGTCGATAGCCTATCTTGTTGCACTAATGTAACAGACTGAACTATTGACTTACTGTGGTTCCTGAAGAAAAACACAAATCATCACATGCAAATTAAATGATAAAGAACAGGTCAATGCTGTTTTACATACCTTGGTGGAGAGCTGAGTGGTTTGCACTTAAGGCAAAACAATATATTATGTGGAACTAAATGTACCCAACTAAGAAATGTACAATATACAGTTTTCACACATGCGCTGAAATTCATTCAAATACTGGTTTCTATAAATAAATCCATCCAAATTCTGGTATGTAAAATCTGTCAAACCAAGCATGGGtgtcagagaggggagggacagattcACACTCATCAACACCCACTTCCAATTGCACTTCTTAATCTTATGGGAAATACAATTGTCAACCATGTGGAACATGTTTTTCCAGGACTAACCAGCTGGAATGGTCATGGCTGTTGCCTTCAGTGCAATACCTGTTGGAACATAACTAGTCTGAACATGCATACAACACAGGTCTGCATTAGATGCATGTGGTAGACTGTGGCAATGTCACCAAATGACCGACATATATAATACCAACCATTTAAAAATAGATGTTTGTGTTGGTTTGTAATCCTGGGATGAGCTTGTGGTGAGTGGGGATGGTAATGATCTGAGGGGGCAGGTGTGGTTGTGGCCCTGAGGGACTGTAATGGGATGAGGCCTATCCAAAATGAGGATTTGATGACAGGGGCTGCCTGCCCCTGGGACACTGGCTGAATGTAATTATCCTCTTGATCCACACTCTCTGCTATGGTGAACGGCTCAGGCTTCTGTCAACACAACAATTGTCTCCCAGATAAACCAGATAAAACGTACAATATCTGTTGAGATACTTGGATACTTGGAATATTACTGGTTCACAGAGCTGTATTTTTGTGGTACAACATGCATAAAAGCTCCCAATAAATTCTAAGATTCAGTCAATTATCTCAAATCATGGCCTAGCTTTTAGAGTAACAGTTGCAATTTTATAGCTGTAATTATTGTTTTATGACACCCGTCCATGTTCAAATAGCTCGTTCGCtctgttatctctctctttattgcttCAGGAAGTTTTCAATCTGTCACAATTAAGCTCACAGCCACCACTGCTGTTAATAGTATTGGTAGATTGAGATAGTAATAGGCTAGGCAATAACATTATCTCAAGACGAATTAGATAATGTTATCTCCTACTTAAGTTTGTGCTCTTTAATGTGTCTTACCTTTCAGACACCAGACTCTTGTTACATCCACATGCTGTCCTCCATTTTACTCAACCTTTCTGGTAAGTGATATATCATTTGTCTTCCAGTTCCCCACCCCCAAACCACATTATTTTGACAGCTTCATGCACAATCTTGCCTGCATCTCCACAAAGGATacaattatacacacacacatacaagaaaATTTGTTTCAACATATTTTATTTCCTTTTCAATAAAGGGAAAACTATTAACAGCTGCATACTGTATACATTTTTCGCAAGGACCTCAGTCCTCATCACTTGAATAGCTTTCGCACGCACATTAACTCCACCCCCTTCTTTGCAATGTCCCAAAACAGTATTTCTGCAGCTACAGCACCTGACCAACGCCTTACTACGCATTTCTGGTCTAAAATAATGCTGCAGtgggtctcccccctccttaagCAAAATGTTAATTGCACCAACATTTGTGATCCTATCCTACAAAATATTAATGCGttttcatgcacacacattttcacagtATAAAAAAGGCTGGAAGACGACACAGGACCAAATAATATTGTCCTGCACCAAGGTCCTATTTGAATACCATTCCACCACCGAACAAATCTTAAATCCATTCAGCAGACATTGAAAAGGGTtcggttcttaacccttgtgttatcttcgggtcattctgacccatcagtcattgtgacccactgtcgtattgcgacaaatttacctcatacaaaaacaaagtgaagcattttcttttaactgtcgggctgtctcagaccccccacattgcaatggttaaaagaaaattatttgtatttgtttttgtattgggtgaaattgggtaaacacaacgatggttcgttgtgaacctttgggtcatgtgacccgaaggcagcacgagggttaacaattGCAtgattcagaaacacacactgctcaagTTCCCTGATGGTGATGTCCTTGTGTTCACGCAGAGACCTCAGATCACCCCACGGTTGTCTACGATCCTGGGACACAGGTGTGGCGAGGGGGGGCACTCCGAACGTGTGGCCAGACAGAAGCCAGGCTGGAGGAGCTTAGGCACGTACTTCAAGGC
Coding sequences within:
- the slc17a6a gene encoding vesicular glutamate transporter 2.2, yielding MEPEQERVFPPTKQGLKNLAGKALGNLHRVLEKRQNTGEVIELTEDGRPSATQHKKAPLCDCTCFGLPRRYIIAIMSGLGFCISFGIRCNLGVAIVSMVNNHTVHENGKIVIKEKAQFNWDPETVGMIHGSFFWGYIVTQIPGGYISARLAANRVFGAAILLTSILNMFIPTAARSHYGCVIFVRILQGLVEGVTYPACHGIWSKWAPPLERSRLATTSFCGSYAGAVIAMPLAGILVQYSGWSCVFYLYGTFGIIWYMFWILVSYESPAEHPTITQEERRYIEESIGESANLMGPSDKYKTPWRKFFTSMPVYAIIVANFCRSWTFYLLLISQPAYFEEVFGFEISKVGMLSALPHLVMTIIVPIGGQLADYLRTRNILSTTTVRKIMNCGGFGMEATLLLVVGFSHTRGVAISFLVLAVGFSGFAISGFNVNHLDIAPRYASILMGISNGVGTLSGMVCPLIVGTMTKNKTREEWQNVFLIAALVHYGGVIFYGIFASGEQQPWADPENTSEEKCGFIDEDELAEETGDITQGYGATAAPVKSYGATTQVNGGWAASWENTEEAIPKPVSHTRTEGEFS